Proteins encoded together in one Columba livia isolate bColLiv1 breed racing homer chromosome 3, bColLiv1.pat.W.v2, whole genome shotgun sequence window:
- the CCN2 gene encoding CCN family member 2, translating to MAPASFAVALLLALLNPEAQGQECSGQCQCPAGPGPTCPAGVSLVLDGCGCCRVCAKQLGELCTERDPCDHHKGLFCDFGSPANRRIGVCTARDGAPCVFSGMVYRSGESFQSSCKYQCTCLDGAVGCVPLCSMDVRLPSPDCPYPRRVKLPGKCCEEWVCDEAKEQTAVGPALAAYRLEDTYGPDPTMMRANCLVQTTEWSACSKTCGMGISTRVTNDNAFCRLEKQSRLCMVRPCEADLEENIKKGKKCIRTPKISKPVKFELSGCTSVKTYRAKFCGVCTDGRCCTPHRTATLPVEFKCPDGEIMKRKMMFIKTCACHYNCPGDNDIFESLYYRKMYGDMA from the exons ATGGCCCCTGCCAGCTTCGCCGTAGCCCTCCTCCTCGCCCTCCTCAACCCG GAGGCGCAGGGCCAGGAGTGCAGCGGGCAGTGCCAGTGCCCTGCGGGACCCGGCCCCACCTGCCCCGCCGGCGTCTCCCTGGTGCTCGACGGCTGCGGCTGCTGCCGCGTCTGCGCTAAGCAGCTGGGCGAGCTCTGCACCGAGCGCGACCCTTGCGACCACCACAAGGGACTCTTCTGCGACTTCGGCTCCCCCGCCAACCGCAGGATCGGCGTCTGCACCG CTCGGGACGGCGCCCCATGCGTCTTCAGCGGCATGGTGTATCGGAGCGGAGAGTCCTTCCAGAGCAGCTGCAAGTACCAGTGCACCTGCCTGGATGGGGCGGTGGGCTGCGTGCCCCTCTGCAGCATGGACGTCCGCCTGCCCAGCCCTGACTGCCCCTACCCACGCCGGGTGAAGCTCCCCGGAAAGTGTTGCGAGGAGTGGGTCTGCGATGAGGCCAAAGAGCAGACTGCCGTGGGACCTGCTCTCGCTG CATACAGACTGGAAGATACTTATGGTCCAGACCCAACAATGATGCGTGCCAACTGCCTGGTACAGACCACTGAATGGAGTGCTTGTTCCAAGACCTGTGGCATGGGCATCTCAACCAGGGTCACTAATGATAATGCCTTCTGCAGACTGGAGAAACAGAGTAGACTGTGCATGGTCAGACCTTGTGAAGCAGACCTGGAGGAGAACATCAAG aaaggcaaaaagtgCATTCGCACCCCCAAAATCTCCAAGCCTGTCAAGTTTGAGCTGTCTGGCTGCACCAGCGTGAAGACCTACAGAGCTAAGTTCTGTGGCGTCTGCACCGATGGGCGTTGCTGCACACCCCACAGAACAGCCACCCTCCCCGTGGAGTTCAAGTGCCCCGATGGAGAGatcatgaaaaggaaaatgatgtTCATCAAGACCTGCGCATGCCATTACAACTGCCCTGGCGACAATGACATCTTTGAGTCTCTGTACTACAGGAAGATGTATGGAGACATGGCATAA